A single Metarhizium brunneum chromosome 5, complete sequence DNA region contains:
- the PDH1 gene encoding 2-methylcitrate dehydratase, with translation MSAVTRGLRTASKQLRVSRSSWLSVGRSASVGAAARVFATPSSTLRSNFSTSATRHSGAPVMASQPREYDPEIKDIADYVANKAIDSDLAFDTARWILLDTLGCGLEGLRFKECTKLLGPIVPGTVVPNGTKVPGTPFVLDPVNGAFNIGAMIRWLDFNDCWLAAEWGHPSDNLGAILAVADWINRTNKAGGNLAGGKIYTVKDVLEAMIKAHEIQGCLALLNSFNKVGLDHVVLVKVASTAVVSKMLGLNEKQIADAVTQAWVDGQSLRTYRHSPNTMSRKSWAAGDACQRAVNLALKVMKGEQGVPTVLSAPTWGFYDVLFKGNKFEFQRPYGSYVMENVLFKVSYPAEFHSQTAVEASEKIFHQLKALGKSAADIKAVTCRTHEACIRIIDKQFKPMDNFADRDHCIQYMCSVMLVFGRLEATDYTDGGEAATSELVESLRQKIKCVEDTQYTQDYHDPSLRTISNALTVELNDGTVLDEVSVEAPLGHRLRRDEAKPVILAKFKRHLEPHLSASRVAELVELSQNSSKLDNMSVDEYVDLYTVKESKFL, from the exons ATGTCTGCTGTCACCCGTGGCCTGCGGACGGCATCGAAGCAGCTTCGCGTCTCTCGTTCGTCGTGGCTCTCCGTGGGCCGCTCGGCCTCCGTCGGCGCTGCGGCTCGTGTCTTTGCGACTCCGTCCTCGACATTGCGCAGCAACTTTTCCACCTCTGCCACAAGACACTCTGGTGCGCCCGTCATGGCTTCTCAACCGCGCGAGTACGATCCTGAGATCAAGGACATTGCCGACTATgtcgccaacaaggccattgacTCGGACCTGGCT TTCGATACTGCCCGATGGATCCTCCTCGATACCCTCGGCTGTGGTCTCGAGGGTTTGAGATTCAAGGAGTGCACCAAGCTCCTTGGTCCCATTGTCCCTGGCACCGTCGTCCCCAACGGCACCAAGGTTCCCGGTACTCCCTTCGTCTTGGACCCCGTCAACGGCGCCTTCAACATTGGTGCCATGATCCGATGGCTCGACTTCAACGACtgctggctggctgctgaGTGGGGTCACCCCTCGGACAACTTGGGTGCCatcttggccgtcgccgactgGATCAACCGCACCAAcaaggccggcggcaacCTGGCTGGCGGCAAGATCTATACCGTCAAGGATGTGCTCGAGGCCATGATCAAGGCCCACGAGATCCAGGGCTGCCTGGCCCTGCTCAACTCCTTCAACAAGGTCGGTCTGGACCACGTCGTGCTCGTCAAGGTGGCCTCCACCGCCGTCGTCTCCAAGATGCTCGGCCTCAACGAGAAGCAGATTGCCGACGCTGTTACCCAGGCCTGGGTTGACGGCCAGTCTCTGCGAACCTACCGCCACTCCCCCAACACCATGTCCCGCAAGTCTTGGGCTGCCGGTGATGCTTGCCAGCGTGCTGTCAACCTGGCTCTCAAGGTCATGAAGGGCGAGCAGGGTGTTCCTACCGTGCTGTCTGCTCCTACTTGGGGTTTCTACGATGTCCTCTTCAAGGGCAACAAGTTTGAGTTCCAGCGTCCTTATGGCAGCTACGTCATGGAGAATGTTTTGTTCAAGGTCTCCTACCCTG CCGAATTCCACTCTCAgaccgccgtcgaggcctCTGAGAAGATCTTCCACCAGCTCAAGGCTTTGGGCAAGTCCGCTGCCGACATCAAGGCCGTCACCTGCCGCACTCACGAGGCCTGCATCCGCATCATCGACAAGCAGTTCAAGCCCATGGACAACTTCGCCGACCGTGACCACTGCATTCAGTACATGTGCTCCGTCATGCTCGTCTTCGGCCGCCTCGAGGCCACCGACTAcaccgacggcggcgaggctgccacCTCTGAGCTCGTCGAGTCCCTCCGCCAGAAGATCAAGTGCGTCGAGGACACCCAGTACACCCAGGACTACCACGACCCCTCCCTCCGAACCATCTCCAACGCCCTCACGGTTGAGCTCAACGACGGCACTGTCCTTGACGAGGTTTCTGTTGAGGCTCCTCTCGGCCACCGTCTCCGCCGTGACGAGGCCAAGCccgtcatcctcgccaagttCAAGCGCCACCTCGAACCTCACTTGTCCGCAAGCCGTGTCGCGGAGCTTGTTGAGCTCAGCCAGAACAGCAGCAAGCTCGACAACATGTCTGTTGACGAGTATGTTGACCTGTACACTGTCAAGGAGAGCAAGTTCTTGTAA
- the BGLR gene encoding Beta-glucuronidase — MSRSYILALLSALTRTAAETYNIPSNPTVSGQPFDSFVSYSIEFSSFPDFAGNHSHPNKYSYNLINNIHAISNNYPVIRVGGNTQDFALYNASQPTSLVGVVDPDKSPDYPTTITIGKSYFESYRTWPGVRFSHGFNMGLGGKTARGRETLVDTAPLACEALRHGNLYTWEYSNEPDLFTSGTYAPRPKGWSETDMVAEWLAGTDEIRNQVKKQCPEIQVSFIAPSNAGVSNALKASKMWAAGLNKRGDIAMFSTHNYIDGAKVPGVTLQGTLMNHTRTKLSVNNHVAEYNSIFRAAGSPPPLIFGETNSLYNQGRPGLSNTFGAALWCVDFNMYSAAVGFKRVHMHQGTNYRYQAWQPVATDLAAIGTKAPYYASITAAHMTRRAARAPVSISHVPLSSDAAESAYAAHCASRSGEKHLARLMVVNMHGYNTTVGGAGLEPLPSPPPRTVRKYKFRVEGVRDGVRASVHRLMANGSDAITGITYDGWSYNYDLDEGRGVRLTNVTVGEKIIVEGGEVVVHVADSSAVILSFATGC, encoded by the exons ATGAGTCGAAGCTATATCCTAGCGCTTCTAAGCGCATTGACACGTACAGCTGCAGAAACGTACAACATCCCGTCAAACCCAACTGTCTCGGGCCAACCTTTCGACAGCTTCGTCAGCTACTCTATTGAATTCTCGTCCTTTCCAGACTTTGCCG GCAACCACTCCCACCCCAACAAATACTCCTACaacctcatcaacaacatcCACGCCATATCCAACAACTACCCCGTCATCCGcgtcggcggcaacaccCAGGACTTTGCCCTCTACAACGCCTCGCAGCCCACGTCCCTcgttggcgtcgtcgacccCGACAAGTCCCCTGATTATCCtaccaccatcaccatcggCAAGTCCTACTTCGAGAGCTACAGGACATGGCCGGGCGTCAGGTTTTCTCACGGCTTCAACATGGGACTCGGCGGCAAGACTGCCCGGGGACGCGAGACTCTGGTTGATACCGCACCATTGGCGTGCGAGGCCCTGCGGCACGGCAACCTCTACACGTGGGAGTACAGCAACGAGCCCGACTTATTTACGTCCGGGACGTATGCACCACGGCCGAAGGGGTGGAGCGAGACGGACATGGTGGCCGAGTGGCTAGCCGGAACAGACGAGATCAGGAATCAAGTCAAGAAGCAGTGTCCAGAAATCCAAGTGAGCTTCATAGCGCCGTCGAATGCCGGCGTGAGCAATGCCCTAAAGGCAAGCAAGATGTGGGCAGCTGGGCTGAATAAACGCGGCGACATCGCCATGTTTTCCACGCACAA CTACATCGACGGCGCCAAGGTACCCGGGGTAACGCTCCAAGGCACACTCATGAACCACACGCGCACCAAGCTCTCCGTCAACAACCACGTCGCCGAGTACAACTCCATCTTCCGCGCCGCCgggtcgccgccgcccctcATATTCGGCGAAACCAACTCCCTCTACAACCAGGGACGGCCGGGGCTCTCCAACACATTCGGCGCCGCCCTGTGGTGCGTCGACTTCAACATGTACTCCGCCGCCGTGGGATTCAAACGAGTCCACATGCACCAGGGCACCAACTACCGC TACCAGGCCTGGCAGCCCGTCGCCACcgacctcgccgccatcggcACCAAAGCGCCCTACTACGCGTCCATAACGGCCGCCCACATGacgcgccgcgccgcccgcgcccCCGTTTCCATTTCCCACGTCCCGCTGTCCTCGGACGCCGCCGAGTCCGCGTACGCGGCGCACTGCGCCTCCCGCAGCGGAGAGAAACACCTCGCCCGGCTGATGGTGGTCAATATGCACGGGTACAATACTACCGTTGGCGGGGCGGGATTGGAACCACTCCCCAGCCCGCCACCGAGGACGGTCCGCAAGTACAAGTTTCGTGTGGAAGGGGTGAGGGACGGTGTGCGCGCCAGTGTGCACCGGCTGATGGCGAATGGGAGCGACGCCATTACGGGCATCACGTACGACGGCTGGAGCTACAATTATGACTTGGACGAGGGCAGGGGCGTGAGATTGACAAATGTCACGGTTGGCGAGAAGATTATAGTCGAGGGCGGAGAGGTGGTGGTCCATGTGGCAGACTCGTCGGCCGTTATTTTGAGTTTTGCAACGGGTTGCTGA
- the lolP1_3 gene encoding Cytochrome P450 monooxygenase lolP1, translating to MSWFSTVAASIVTLALAYQLTSFLRLRHVPGPWWAAWTPFWLVLMQLTGRMHCILHDLTKKYGPVARIGPNWVVCGDASELRRIWAVRSNWTRSWWYRGMRIDPYRDSSFSTIDDRVHNAIRNKLIPGYGGKDVDNLHQHIDDQIANLVRLIDTKYVSTDQSRYKAVDLAQKVQYFALDVISTLAFGKTLGYLAEDQDKFRYIETTNQTVYILVSTTLIPGMISVLQSPYLKWIMPRIEDMAGIGNVIKFAKETVGERYGADPLVKQDMLGSFVKHGLDQKDSETEALVQLIAGSDTTATAIQSTMLFVMTSPQVYARLQAEIDQEIENGRISSPITDAEARGFPYLQAVILEGLRMFPPAAALYPKVSTQDEVLCGVPIPAGTNVAWSPWSIMRDRDIFGNDADIFRPERWLDCNERSKPMEQTVMMAFASGSRWECLGRNIAMIELNKVYVELLRRFDFTLLNPLNPWKSFNAGLFSQTDLNVRITRRAGR from the exons ATGTCGTGGTTCTCGACAGTGGCGGCCTCGATCGTGACCTTGGCCCTCGCCTACCAGCTAACGTCGTTCCTGCGCCTACGCCATGTTCCTGGCCCCTGGTGGGCGGCCTGGACGCCGTTTTGGCTTGTGCTCATGCAATTGACGGGACGGATGCACTGTATCCTGCACGACCTGACCAAGAAATACG GGCCCGTTGCGAGAATCGGCCCCAACTGGGTCGTATGCGGCGATGCCTCTGAGCTCCGCCGCATCTGGGCAGTGAGATCCAACTGGACGCGATCATGGTGGTATCGCGGAATGCGCATCGACCCTTACAGGGACAGCTCGTTTTCCACCATAGACGACAGGGTGCACAATGCTATCCGGAACAAGCTGATCCCCGGCTATGGTGGCAAAGATGTCGACAACCTGCACCAGCATATCGACGACCAGATTGCCAACCTGGTCAGGCTTATAGACACAAAGTATGTGTCGACTGACCAGAGCCGCTACAAGGCTGTTGACCTTGCACAAAAGGTCCAGTATTTTGCACTCGACGTCATATCCACGCTTGCGTTTGGCAAAACCTTGGGCTATCTGGCCGAGGACCAGGACAAGTTTCGCTACATTGAAACTACGAACCAGACCGTGTATATCCTGGTGTCCACTACACTCATACCCGGCATGATTAGTGTTTTGCAGTCTCCCTACTTGAAATGGATCATGCCCCGGATCGAGGATATGGCTGGTATCGGCAACGTAATCAAGTTTGCCAAGGAAACCGTTGGCGAGCGGTATGGCGCTGATCCTCTCGTTAAACAAGACATGTTGGGATCGTTTGTAAAGCACGGGTTGGACCAAAAGGATAGCGAAACAGAGGCACTGGTACAGCTAATTGCCGGGTCGGATACCACTGCCACGGCCATCCAATCGACCATGCTGTTCGTCATGACTTCACCACAGGTATATGCACGTCTGCAAGCTGAAATCGACCAAGAAATCGAGAACGGACGCATCTCGTCTCCCATCACCGATGCCGAAGCACGGGGGTTTCCATACCTCCAGGCCGTCATCCTCGAAGGTTTGCGCATGTTCCCCCCAGCGGCAGCCTTGTATCCCAAGGTTTCTACCCAAGATGAAGTCTTGTGCGGAGTGCCCATTCCCGCAGGCACAAACGTCGCCTGGTCCCCTTGGTCCATCATGCGAGACCGGGACATATTCGGCAACGATGCCGATATATTTCGGCCAGAGCGCTGGCTGGACTGCAATGAAAGGTCCAAGCCCATGGAACAGACTGTCATGATGGCCTTTGCAAGCGGCAGTCGCTGGGAATGCCTGGGGCGGAATATCGCCATGATTGAATTGAACAAGGTCTATGTCGAG CTCCTTCGACGATTCGACTTTACGCTGCTTAACCCATTGAATCCGTGGAAGTCGTTCAACGCAGGGCTGTTTAGCCAGACTGATCTCAATGTTAGAATCACCCGGAGGGCGGGCCGATGA